In a single window of the Elaeis guineensis isolate ETL-2024a chromosome 4, EG11, whole genome shotgun sequence genome:
- the LOC105042933 gene encoding probable cysteine protease RD19D: MAKRRGNPPSFSAVLAAVLYLLSFSPGASDPIEDPKIRPVTDLADHRRVGATERRFRAFMRRYGKEYGSREEYGHRLGVFARNLARAAEHQALDPTAVHGITPFSDLTEEEFERAFMGIAAKDDKGGASAESPTAPRMEVDGLPSSFDWRKKGAVTNVKMQGSCGSCWAFSTTGAVEGANFIATGKLLSLSEQQLVDCDHTCDAVEKDACNNGCSGGLMTNSYKYLMQAGGLEEEKSYPYMGKQGECRFNKSLVAVRITNFTNKPLDEDQIMANLVHHGPLAVGLNAAFMQTYVRGISCPLICFRRWINHGVLLVGYGARGFSILRLGYRPYWIIKNSWGKRWGENGYYRLCRDHNICGIDSMVSAVAATLATETG; this comes from the exons ATGGCCAAGAGAAGAGGAAACCCCCCATCCTTCTCCGCGGTGCTCGCCGCCGTTCTCTACTTGCTGTCCTTCTCCCCAGGCGCATCGGACCCCATCGAGGATCCCAAGATCCGGCCGGTGACGGACCTCGCCGATCACCGCCGGGTGGGAGCCACCGAGCGGCGATTCCGGGCGTTCATGAGGAGATACGGGAAGGAGTACGGGAGCCGGGAGGAGTACGGTCACCGGCTGGGGGTGTTCGCGCGGAACCTGGCGAGGGCGGCGGAGCACCAGGCGCTGGACCCCACGGCGGTGCACGGGATCACGCCCTTCTCCGACCTCACCGAGGAGGAGTTCGAGCGTGCGTTCATGGGAATAGCGGCGAAGGATGATAAGGGCGGCGCCTCCGCGGAGTCTCCGACTGCGCCGAGGATGGAGGTGGACGGGTTGCCATCAAGCTTTGATTGGAGGAAGAAGGGGGCCGTCACGAACGTTAAGATGCAG GGAAGCTGCGGATCTTGTTGGGCATTCAGCACAACTGGAGCTGTTGAAGGAGCAAACTTTATTGCAACAGGGAAGCTTCTCAGCCTTAGCGAACAGCAGCTCGTAGACTGCGATCACACG TGTGATGCAGTGGAGAAGGATGCATGCAATAATGGGTGTAGTGGTGGGCTAATGACAAATTCCTACAAGTACTTAATGCAAGCAGGTGGCTTAGAAGAGGAGAAGTCTTATCCTTACATGGGAAAACAAGGTGAATGCCGGTTCAACAAAAGTTTAGTTGCTGTTCGGATCACAAATTTCACCAACAAACCTCTTGACGAAGACCAGATCATGGCCAATCTAGTCCATCATGGTCCGCTTGCAG TAGGATTGAATGCAGCTTTCATGCAGACATATGTTCGAGGTATCTCATGCCCATTGATCTGCTTCAGGCGGTGGATAAACCATGGGGTGCTGCTGGTTGGATATGGAGCAAGAGGATTCTCCATTCTGAGGCTTGGGTACCGGCCATACTGGATCATAAAGAACTCATGGGGCAAGCGGTGGGGAGAAAATGGATATTATCGACTTTGCAGAGACCATAACATTTGCGGAATCGATAGCATGGTCTCTGCGGTGGCAGCAACATTGGCCACAGAAACTGGTTAA